The Hippoglossus hippoglossus isolate fHipHip1 chromosome 21, fHipHip1.pri, whole genome shotgun sequence genome contains a region encoding:
- the LOC117754698 gene encoding myc box-dependent-interacting protein 1 isoform X5 produces MAELNLGKGLTAGKVASNVQKKLTRAQEKVLQKLGKADETKDIAFEEGVINFSKQYTEGSKLQRDLRVYLDAVKAMHESSNNLQSCLADMYEPEWQGKNEVDSIVEDCDVLWTDYHQKLVDNALISMDTYLGQFPDIKARIAKRDRKLVDYDSARHNYSATHKAKKKDGGIKITKPSSLLERATPGWAQGILSAHNVAQTSLSRSQAEEELERAQKVFEEINIDLQEELPSLWNSRVGFYISTFQSLAGFEDKFHKEMSRLDQDMYDVLVDLEQTDTTRKTVNRGPSTSGANRSGKEPSNHTLRPGGPPPIPKSPSKLKPAMPPPPKVTPSIEMKTENIINLFDAAAAPAPDISVTSPSEPANWDSWSEDRADEEEETQKHYDPVAAAAEAWGDEGAPPVCYDPIAAATEGWGDEVNPPVPCDPVAEAQEGWEEDGSQSVHSDPVAEAQEGLGDEESQPVTEVPADNDETPAAEAPADTTEEEATPAVATPAADTPAATTPAADTPAADTPAADTPAAANPAAATLENEEGQDESAEAPAATAEEEEEEEVAVVEETPAVEAESTEAATEAVTEAAAAAVPAAAVPAAAAAPAAAAAAPAAAAAAAPAAAAAPAAAAAAPAAAAPAAAAAAPAAAAAAAPAAAAAAAEPAGMPPGFLFKVEVMHDYGANDTDELEMKAGDVVLVITFDSPDEQDDGWLMGMKQDDWQQNKENATTGVFPENFTQRL; encoded by the exons ATGGCTGAGTTGAATTTGGGGAAGGGGCTGACTGCGGGGAAAGTGGCCAGCAACGTGCAGAAAAAGCTAACCAGAGCCCAGGAGAAG GTTCTCCAGAAGCTTGGCAAAGCCGATGAGACCAAAGACATTGCCTTTGAGGAGGGAGTTATCAACTTCAGCAAACAATAC ACCGAAGGCAGCAAACTGCAGAGGGACCTCAGGGTGTACCTGGATGCTGTGaaag CCATGCATGAGTCGTCCAATAACCTGCAGTCCTGTCTGGCTGATATGTACGAGCCGGAGTGGCAAGGCAAGAACGAAGTGGATTCCATTGTGGAG gactgtgatgtgttgtggaCGGATTACCACCAGAAGTTGGTCGACAATGCCCTCATCTCCATGGATACGTACCTGGGCCAGTTCCCCGACATTAAG GCGCGCATTGCTAAGAGGGACAGGAAACTGGTGGATTACGACAGCGCCAGGCACAACTATTCTGCCACACACAAGGCCAAGAAAAAGGACGGGGGCATTAAAATCACCAAG CCTTCGTCTCTGTTGGAGAGGGCCACTCCAGGTTGGGCTCAGGGTATCCTGTCTGCACACAACGTTGCCCAGACCAGTCTGTCCAGGAGCCAG GCTGAGGAAGAGTTGGAGAGAGCCCAGAAGGTGTTTGAGGAGATTAATATTGACTTGCAAGAGGAGTTACCTTCACTCTGGAACAG tCGTGTTGGGTTTTACATCAGCACCTTCCAGAGTTTGGCCGGTTTCGAGGACAAGTTTCACAAGGAAATGAGCCGG TTGGATCAGGATATGTATGATGTCTTGGTGGATTTGGAGCAAACAGACACAACCAG AAAGACAGTTAACCGCGGCCCTTCAACGTCAGGAGCAAATAGGAG TGGCAAAGAACCATCTAACCACACTCTCAGGCCAGGAGGACCTCCCCCGATCCCCAAATCTCCTTccaag CTAAAGCCAGCAATGCCTCCCCCACCCAAGGTGACCCCGTCTATTGAGATGAAGACAGAGAACATCATCAACCtgtttgatgctgcagctgctcctgctcctgatATCAGTGTCACCTCCCCTTCAGAG CCTGCAAACTGGGACTCATGG TCTGAGGACAGGgctgacgaggaagaggagacccAGAAGCACTATGaccctgtggctgctgctgcagaggcctGGGGGGATGAGGGTGCGCCCCCTGTCTGCTATGACCCCATAGCAGCGGCCACAGAGGGCTGGGGGGATGAAGTAAACCCACCGGTTCCCTGTGACCCTGTGGCTGAGGCTcaggagggatgggaggaggaTGGAAGCCAGTCGGTTCATTCCGACCCCGTAGCTGAAGCCCAGGAGGGCTTGGGCGATGAAGAGAGCCAGCCTGTCACAGAGGTGCCTGCTGACAATGATGaaacacctgcagctgaggCTCCAGCTGACACCACCGAGGAAGAGGCTACCCCAGCTGTCGCAACCCCAGCTGCCGACACCCCAGCTGCCACCACCCCAGCTGCCGACACCCCAGCTGCCGACACCCCAGCTGCCGACACCCCAGCTGCCGCCAACCCAGCGGCCGCCACGTTGGAGAATGAAGAGGGTCAG GATGAGTCTGCAGAAGctcctgcagcaacagcagaagaagaagaagaagaagaagtagcaGTGGTAGAAGAG ACACCTGCAGTAGAGGCAGAATCAACAGAAGCCGCAACAGAAGCAGTgactgaagcagctgcagcagcagtaccagcagcagcagtaccagcagcagcagcagcaccagcagcagccgccgcagcaccagcagcagccgccgccgcagcaccagcagcagcagcagcaccagcagcagccgccgcagcaccagcagcagcagcaccagcagcagcagctgcagcaccagcagcagcagccgcagctgcaccagcagcagcagccgcagcagcagagcctgCAGGCATGCCTCCTGGATTTTTGTTCAAG GTCGAGGTGATGCATGATTACGGAGCCAACGACACAGACGAACTGGAGATGAAGGCTGGAGACGTGGTGCTAGTGATCACCTTTGACAGCCCTGATGAACag GACGACGGCTGGCTGATGGGAATGAAGCAGGACGACTGGCAGCAGAACAAAGAAAACGCCACTACAGGAGTATTCCCCGAAAACTTCACCCAGAGGCTGTGA
- the LOC117754698 gene encoding myc box-dependent-interacting protein 1 isoform X4 — protein MAELNLGKGLTAGKVASNVQKKLTRAQEKVLQKLGKADETKDIAFEEGVINFSKQYTEGSKLQRDLRVYLDAVKAMHESSNNLQSCLADMYEPEWQGKNEVDSIVEDCDVLWTDYHQKLVDNALISMDTYLGQFPDIKARIAKRDRKLVDYDSARHNYSATHKAKKKDGGIKITKPSSLLERATPGWAQGILSAHNVAQTSLSRSQAEEELERAQKVFEEINIDLQEELPSLWNSRVGFYISTFQSLAGFEDKFHKEMSRLDQDMYDVLVDLEQTDTTSGKEPSNHTLRPGGPPPIPKSPSKLKPAMPPPPKVTPSIEMKTENIINLFDAAAAPAPDISVTSPSEFDGPAVSSLLDMDLDSLSATTKASAVTQPANWDSWSEDRADEEEETQKHYDPVAAAAEAWGDEGAPPVCYDPIAAATEGWGDEVNPPVPCDPVAEAQEGWEEDGSQSVHSDPVAEAQEGLGDEESQPVTEVPADNDETPAAEAPADTTEEEATPAVATPAADTPAATTPAADTPAADTPAADTPAAANPAAATLENEEGQDESAEAPAATAEEEEEEEVAVVEETPAVEAESTEAATEAVTEAAAAAVPAAAVPAAAAAPAAAAAAPAAAAAAAPAAAAAPAAAAAAPAAAAPAAAAAAPAAAAAAAPAAAAAAAEPAGMPPGFLFKVEVMHDYGANDTDELEMKAGDVVLVITFDSPDEQDDGWLMGMKQDDWQQNKENATTGVFPENFTQRL, from the exons ATGGCTGAGTTGAATTTGGGGAAGGGGCTGACTGCGGGGAAAGTGGCCAGCAACGTGCAGAAAAAGCTAACCAGAGCCCAGGAGAAG GTTCTCCAGAAGCTTGGCAAAGCCGATGAGACCAAAGACATTGCCTTTGAGGAGGGAGTTATCAACTTCAGCAAACAATAC ACCGAAGGCAGCAAACTGCAGAGGGACCTCAGGGTGTACCTGGATGCTGTGaaag CCATGCATGAGTCGTCCAATAACCTGCAGTCCTGTCTGGCTGATATGTACGAGCCGGAGTGGCAAGGCAAGAACGAAGTGGATTCCATTGTGGAG gactgtgatgtgttgtggaCGGATTACCACCAGAAGTTGGTCGACAATGCCCTCATCTCCATGGATACGTACCTGGGCCAGTTCCCCGACATTAAG GCGCGCATTGCTAAGAGGGACAGGAAACTGGTGGATTACGACAGCGCCAGGCACAACTATTCTGCCACACACAAGGCCAAGAAAAAGGACGGGGGCATTAAAATCACCAAG CCTTCGTCTCTGTTGGAGAGGGCCACTCCAGGTTGGGCTCAGGGTATCCTGTCTGCACACAACGTTGCCCAGACCAGTCTGTCCAGGAGCCAG GCTGAGGAAGAGTTGGAGAGAGCCCAGAAGGTGTTTGAGGAGATTAATATTGACTTGCAAGAGGAGTTACCTTCACTCTGGAACAG tCGTGTTGGGTTTTACATCAGCACCTTCCAGAGTTTGGCCGGTTTCGAGGACAAGTTTCACAAGGAAATGAGCCGG TTGGATCAGGATATGTATGATGTCTTGGTGGATTTGGAGCAAACAGACACAACCAG TGGCAAAGAACCATCTAACCACACTCTCAGGCCAGGAGGACCTCCCCCGATCCCCAAATCTCCTTccaag CTAAAGCCAGCAATGCCTCCCCCACCCAAGGTGACCCCGTCTATTGAGATGAAGACAGAGAACATCATCAACCtgtttgatgctgcagctgctcctgctcctgatATCAGTGTCACCTCCCCTTCAGAG TTTGACGGTCCTGCAGTGAGCAGCCTATTGGACATGGACCTGGACTCTCTCAGTGCGACAACCAAAGCCTCCGCGGTCACACAG CCTGCAAACTGGGACTCATGG TCTGAGGACAGGgctgacgaggaagaggagacccAGAAGCACTATGaccctgtggctgctgctgcagaggcctGGGGGGATGAGGGTGCGCCCCCTGTCTGCTATGACCCCATAGCAGCGGCCACAGAGGGCTGGGGGGATGAAGTAAACCCACCGGTTCCCTGTGACCCTGTGGCTGAGGCTcaggagggatgggaggaggaTGGAAGCCAGTCGGTTCATTCCGACCCCGTAGCTGAAGCCCAGGAGGGCTTGGGCGATGAAGAGAGCCAGCCTGTCACAGAGGTGCCTGCTGACAATGATGaaacacctgcagctgaggCTCCAGCTGACACCACCGAGGAAGAGGCTACCCCAGCTGTCGCAACCCCAGCTGCCGACACCCCAGCTGCCACCACCCCAGCTGCCGACACCCCAGCTGCCGACACCCCAGCTGCCGACACCCCAGCTGCCGCCAACCCAGCGGCCGCCACGTTGGAGAATGAAGAGGGTCAG GATGAGTCTGCAGAAGctcctgcagcaacagcagaagaagaagaagaagaagaagtagcaGTGGTAGAAGAG ACACCTGCAGTAGAGGCAGAATCAACAGAAGCCGCAACAGAAGCAGTgactgaagcagctgcagcagcagtaccagcagcagcagtaccagcagcagcagcagcaccagcagcagccgccgcagcaccagcagcagccgccgccgcagcaccagcagcagcagcagcaccagcagcagccgccgcagcaccagcagcagcagcaccagcagcagcagctgcagcaccagcagcagcagccgcagctgcaccagcagcagcagccgcagcagcagagcctgCAGGCATGCCTCCTGGATTTTTGTTCAAG GTCGAGGTGATGCATGATTACGGAGCCAACGACACAGACGAACTGGAGATGAAGGCTGGAGACGTGGTGCTAGTGATCACCTTTGACAGCCCTGATGAACag GACGACGGCTGGCTGATGGGAATGAAGCAGGACGACTGGCAGCAGAACAAAGAAAACGCCACTACAGGAGTATTCCCCGAAAACTTCACCCAGAGGCTGTGA